The nucleotide sequence GAAATAATTTAGGAGATCCTGCAGAGTATGTAAAGTTCTTTAAGGATAAATCTATTCCATTTTCAAAGGTCAAATCAGTAGAATCTAACGACGGAATTGTTGTTGGTGAGTTTGTGAATATAGAAAGACCCGAATTTGTAAGTTCTTATTATGAACTTGTGAAGAAGGTGAAAAAATGAAAACGGAGATAAGACTTGCAGGTTCTGGTGGGCAAGGTATTATTCTTGCAAGTATCCTTCTTGCCGAGGCAGCAGGTATATACGACCAAAAAAATGTTCTTCAATCACAGGTTTATGGTGCTGCAGCAAGAGGGGAAATCTCAAAAGCTGATGTGATTATTTCTGATTCGGAAATTTATTTTCCAGAAGTGCGTTTGCCTGATGTTATGCTTATCTTAACTCAGGAATCATACGATACTTTTAGTAAACAAATAAAGCCAACTACCTTGATCATCGTTGATAATTTTTATGTGAAGAGAATAAATGAGAGTCTTAATAATTATGTATTTTCTATCACTGATATTGCTTTGAATATAACCAATAAAAGAATTTCATCTAATATTGTTGCCCTTGGTATAATAAGTGGCTTAACAGATGTTGTGAGTCTTAATGCACTTACAGAGACAATTAAAAATCATTTCAAGGAAGGTGTTCAAAAGAATATTGAGGCTTTATACGCGGGTTATAAAATAGGAATTGGAGGTAAAAATGGGTAAAGGTAAGAAATTATCGCAGAAAATTGGTTTTTTTGCTGGGTTAATAGCTTTTATTATTGTTTTTTTACTAAAAACCCCTACAGGGATGGAGGTAGGTGCAAAAATTACAATTGGCCTACTTTTATGGATGGCAATTTGGTGGGCAACAGATGCGGTCCCACTTTCTATTACGTCACTTCTCCCTTTGGTTATCTTCCCACTTTTTAAAGTTGTAGATGCAAAAGAAATTGCAAAAGCCTACATGTCTCAAGAGATTATGTTGTTTGTTGGTGGTTTTTTTATCTCTGAAGCACTTGAAGAATCAGGGCTTCATGTAAGGTTTTCCTTAGGTTTGGTAAATTTACTGGGGACTTCACCTAAGAAAATCATACTTTCTATAATGATTGCCGTTGGTTTTATTTCGATGTGGATTTCTAATACCACTGCAACAATAATGGCTCTACCAATAGCACTATCAATAATAGAATTTTATAAAACCTCAATAAAGAAAGAAAATCTTCCGGTTGATACTGAAGCAGGCCGTTTTGCATTTGCAACGGCACTGATGCTTGGAATTGCTTTTGCTGCAAGCATAGGAGGTATGGGAACACCAATAGGGACGCCTCCAAATATTATATTTATGAGTATTGCAAAACAAATGTTCCCAAAAGCACCAACTTTAACTTTCTTTGATTTTTCAAAGTTTGGTACACTTTTTATAATTTTCTTCCTTCCATTTACTTGGTTTATGCTAACTTCTGTGTTTTTTAAGCCAGGGTTTACTGGTTTAAAAGAAAGTAAAGAGATTTTTAGAAAAGAATTGCAGAAGCTTGGCAAAATGAGTAAGAAAGAAATAATAGTTGCTGTCGTTTTTATTATTACAGTCTTGTTATGGATTTTCAGAGTCGATATTAATTTTGGTTCATTTACTTTAAAGGGTTGGTCAACACTTCTCAACGTTGGGAAATTTGTGCATGATTCTACTATTGCAATATTTGCAGCACTCCTTCTCTATATTATTCCTGTGG is from Caldisericaceae bacterium and encodes:
- a CDS encoding SLC13 family permease, producing MGKGKKLSQKIGFFAGLIAFIIVFLLKTPTGMEVGAKITIGLLLWMAIWWATDAVPLSITSLLPLVIFPLFKVVDAKEIAKAYMSQEIMLFVGGFFISEALEESGLHVRFSLGLVNLLGTSPKKIILSIMIAVGFISMWISNTTATIMALPIALSIIEFYKTSIKKENLPVDTEAGRFAFATALMLGIAFAASIGGMGTPIGTPPNIIFMSIAKQMFPKAPTLTFFDFSKFGTLFIIFFLPFTWFMLTSVFFKPGFTGLKESKEIFRKELQKLGKMSKKEIIVAVVFIITVLLWIFRVDINFGSFTLKGWSTLLNVGKFVHDSTIAIFAALLLYIIPVDVKKFETVLKAESIKNLPWDIILIFGGGLALADAVIATKIPEFVGAKLTFLEHANLLLVIFIVGGTGFLIAQFTSHTSATSIFMPIAGSIAIAAKIHPYLVMLPTTFAISLAFSLPASTPPNVVVMTGGHVEVKDMLKAGLTIGIFGLIILVFYMYFIGIPLLNIANMPY
- a CDS encoding 2-oxoacid:acceptor oxidoreductase family protein; amino-acid sequence: MKTEIRLAGSGGQGIILASILLAEAAGIYDQKNVLQSQVYGAAARGEISKADVIISDSEIYFPEVRLPDVMLILTQESYDTFSKQIKPTTLIIVDNFYVKRINESLNNYVFSITDIALNITNKRISSNIVALGIISGLTDVVSLNALTETIKNHFKEGVQKNIEALYAGYKIGIGGKNG